One stretch of Harpia harpyja isolate bHarHar1 chromosome 17, bHarHar1 primary haplotype, whole genome shotgun sequence DNA includes these proteins:
- the LOC128153588 gene encoding vitelline membrane outer layer protein 1-like — MPLLIPAILCLLGSCCLQCIEAREYESILTVPNGGPWGSWGHQRFCPSGYTKGFEVKVEPYQGFWLLGNDTALNGIRLLCTVGTVIESSMGWWGNWSEAQLCPSNKLVSFSLRVEETQHLHDNTAANNVRFACSDGTKLEGWGLSGGHFGPWSSSCTSGAICGLQTKVEEPQGKGDDTALNDMRVFCCE, encoded by the exons ATGCCGCTGCTTATCCCGGCCATCCTCTGCCTGCtgggctcctgctgcctccagtgCATAGAGGCAAGGGAATATGAGTCCATCCTTACAGTGCCCAACGGAGGACCCTGGGGCTCTTGGGGGCACCAACGCTTTTGTCCCAGCGGCTACACTAAGGGATTTGAAGTGAAG GTGGAGCCCTACCAGGGATTTTGGCTGTTGGGCAATGACACGGCTCTGAATGGCATCCGCCTGCTCTGCACAGTTGGCACAGTCATCGAGTCCTCCATGGGGTG GTGGGGAAACTGGTCTGaggcccagctctgccccagcaacAAGCTGGTTTCCTTCTCGCTGCGTGTGGAAGAGACGCAGCACCTGCATGACAACACAGCAGCCAACAATGTGAGGTTTGCCTGCTCGGATGGGACAAAGCTGGAGGGCTGGGGACTTTCAGGGGGTCACTTTGGcccctggagcagcagctgcaccTCCGGGGCCATCTGTGGGCTCCAGACAAAGGTGGAGGAACCCCAGGGAAAGGGGGACGACACAGCTCTCAACGACATGAGAGTCTTCTGCTGTGAATAA